Proteins encoded together in one Ictidomys tridecemlineatus isolate mIctTri1 chromosome 3, mIctTri1.hap1, whole genome shotgun sequence window:
- the Wdr4 gene encoding tRNA (guanine-N(7)-)-methyltransferase non-catalytic subunit WDR4 isoform X1, with the protein MASCAALAVCGQALVVRGGSRFLAVSTASSDDDSLFTYDCSTAEKKPEENKGEDGRPMDQGSDMILASTFSTSGSYFALTDDSKRLILFRTKPWQCLSVRVVVRRCTALTFTASEERVLVADKSGDVYSFSVLEPHGGGRLELGHLSMLLDVAVSPDDRFVLTADRDEKIRVSWAAAPHSIEAFCLGHTEFVSRILVVPSHPELLLSSSGDCTLRLWEYRSGRQLQCCDLARLQEPVEPQGPKRFAASRIAFWAQESCVALLCDSLPVVLIFHLEASGPQLAFRQQLTFPHRVWDVAFEETQGLWVLQDCRESPLVLWRPVRGQWQSVPESAVLQRLASHLRGHWTMLEGSVGAADGFRSLYKATFDNMTSYLKKKEERLLQQLEKQQRRKSPPPGPPGGTKKARSGPAALGC; encoded by the exons ATGGCGAGTTGTGCGGCGCTGGCGGTGTGCGGGCAGGCGCTGGTGGTGCGGGGTGGCAGCCGGTTCCTGGCCGTCTCCACTGCGAGCAG tgatgatGACAGCCTCTTCACATATGATTGCAGTACGGCGGAAAAGAagccagaagaaaataaagg GGAGGATGGCCGGCCCATGGATCAGGGGAGCGACATGATTCTAGCGTCCACCTTCTCCACGTCTGGCAGCTATTTTGCTTTAACTGATGACAGTAAGCGTCTGATTCTTTTCCGTACAAAACCATGGCAATGTCTGAGTGTCAG GGTGGTGGTGAGGAGGTGCACAGCTCTGACCTTCACAGCCTCTGAGGAGAGGGTCTTGGTGGCCGACAAGTCTGGAGACGTCTACTCCTTCTCGGTGCTGGAGCCCCATGGAGGTGGCAGGCTGGAGCTCGGGCACCTGTCCATGCTGCTGGACGTG GCTGTGAGTCCTGATGACCGCTTCGTGCTCACTGCTGACCGGGATGAGAAGATCCGCGTCAGCTGGGCTGCTGCACCACACAGCATTGAGGCCTTCTGCCTGGGGCACACAGA GTTTGTGAGCCGGATCCTCGTGGTGCCCAGCCATCCTGAGctgctgctgtcctcctcaggg GACTGCACCCTGAGGCTCTGGGAGTACAGAAGTGGCCGCCAGCTGCAATGCTGTGACCTGGCCAGACTGCAGGAGCCGGTGGAGCCTCAGGGCCCCAAG AGGTTTGCTGCATCCAGGATTGCATTCTGGGCCCAGGAGAGCTGTGTGGCACTTCTGTGTGACAG CCTCCCTGTGGTCCTCATCTTCCATCTTGAGGCCAGCGGACCGCAGCTGGCGTTCAGACAGCAGTTGACTTTTCCACACCGGGTGTGGGATGTGGCGTTTGAGGAGACCCAGGGCCTGTGGGTTCTGCAGGACTGCCGTGAAAGCCCCCTGGTGCTCTGGAGGCCTGTGCGTGGCCAGTGGCAG TCTGTTCCTGAAAGTGCTGTGTTACAGAGGCTGGCCAGTCATCTCCGTGGACACTGGACCATGTTGGAAG GCTCTGTTGGTGCTGCAGATGGCTTCCGCAGCCTGTACAAGGCCACCTTTGACAACATGACCTCCTAcctgaagaagaaggaggagagactGCTGCAGCAGCTGGAGAAGCAGCAGCGCCGCAAGAGCCCTCCTCCAGGGCCCCCTGGAGGGACCAAAAAGGCCCGCTCAGGGCCGGCAGCCTTGGGCTGCTGA
- the Wdr4 gene encoding tRNA (guanine-N(7)-)-methyltransferase non-catalytic subunit WDR4 isoform X3: MDQGSDMILASTFSTSGSYFALTDDSKRLILFRTKPWQCLSVRVVVRRCTALTFTASEERVLVADKSGDVYSFSVLEPHGGGRLELGHLSMLLDVAVSPDDRFVLTADRDEKIRVSWAAAPHSIEAFCLGHTEFVSRILVVPSHPELLLSSSGDCTLRLWEYRSGRQLQCCDLARLQEPVEPQGPKRFAASRIAFWAQESCVALLCDSLPVVLIFHLEASGPQLAFRQQLTFPHRVWDVAFEETQGLWVLQDCRESPLVLWRPVRGQWQSVPESAVLQRLASHLRGHWTMLEGSVGAADGFRSLYKATFDNMTSYLKKKEERLLQQLEKQQRRKSPPPGPPGGTKKARSGPAALGC; this comes from the exons ATGGATCAGGGGAGCGACATGATTCTAGCGTCCACCTTCTCCACGTCTGGCAGCTATTTTGCTTTAACTGATGACAGTAAGCGTCTGATTCTTTTCCGTACAAAACCATGGCAATGTCTGAGTGTCAG GGTGGTGGTGAGGAGGTGCACAGCTCTGACCTTCACAGCCTCTGAGGAGAGGGTCTTGGTGGCCGACAAGTCTGGAGACGTCTACTCCTTCTCGGTGCTGGAGCCCCATGGAGGTGGCAGGCTGGAGCTCGGGCACCTGTCCATGCTGCTGGACGTG GCTGTGAGTCCTGATGACCGCTTCGTGCTCACTGCTGACCGGGATGAGAAGATCCGCGTCAGCTGGGCTGCTGCACCACACAGCATTGAGGCCTTCTGCCTGGGGCACACAGA GTTTGTGAGCCGGATCCTCGTGGTGCCCAGCCATCCTGAGctgctgctgtcctcctcaggg GACTGCACCCTGAGGCTCTGGGAGTACAGAAGTGGCCGCCAGCTGCAATGCTGTGACCTGGCCAGACTGCAGGAGCCGGTGGAGCCTCAGGGCCCCAAG AGGTTTGCTGCATCCAGGATTGCATTCTGGGCCCAGGAGAGCTGTGTGGCACTTCTGTGTGACAG CCTCCCTGTGGTCCTCATCTTCCATCTTGAGGCCAGCGGACCGCAGCTGGCGTTCAGACAGCAGTTGACTTTTCCACACCGGGTGTGGGATGTGGCGTTTGAGGAGACCCAGGGCCTGTGGGTTCTGCAGGACTGCCGTGAAAGCCCCCTGGTGCTCTGGAGGCCTGTGCGTGGCCAGTGGCAG TCTGTTCCTGAAAGTGCTGTGTTACAGAGGCTGGCCAGTCATCTCCGTGGACACTGGACCATGTTGGAAG GCTCTGTTGGTGCTGCAGATGGCTTCCGCAGCCTGTACAAGGCCACCTTTGACAACATGACCTCCTAcctgaagaagaaggaggagagactGCTGCAGCAGCTGGAGAAGCAGCAGCGCCGCAAGAGCCCTCCTCCAGGGCCCCCTGGAGGGACCAAAAAGGCCCGCTCAGGGCCGGCAGCCTTGGGCTGCTGA
- the Wdr4 gene encoding tRNA (guanine-N(7)-)-methyltransferase non-catalytic subunit WDR4 isoform X4 gives MLLDVAVSPDDRFVLTADRDEKIRVSWAAAPHSIEAFCLGHTEFVSRILVVPSHPELLLSSSGDCTLRLWEYRSGRQLQCCDLARLQEPVEPQGPKRFAASRIAFWAQESCVALLCDSLPVVLIFHLEASGPQLAFRQQLTFPHRVWDVAFEETQGLWVLQDCRESPLVLWRPVRGQWQSVPESAVLQRLASHLRGHWTMLEGSVGAADGFRSLYKATFDNMTSYLKKKEERLLQQLEKQQRRKSPPPGPPGGTKKARSGPAALGC, from the exons ATGCTGCTGGACGTG GCTGTGAGTCCTGATGACCGCTTCGTGCTCACTGCTGACCGGGATGAGAAGATCCGCGTCAGCTGGGCTGCTGCACCACACAGCATTGAGGCCTTCTGCCTGGGGCACACAGA GTTTGTGAGCCGGATCCTCGTGGTGCCCAGCCATCCTGAGctgctgctgtcctcctcaggg GACTGCACCCTGAGGCTCTGGGAGTACAGAAGTGGCCGCCAGCTGCAATGCTGTGACCTGGCCAGACTGCAGGAGCCGGTGGAGCCTCAGGGCCCCAAG AGGTTTGCTGCATCCAGGATTGCATTCTGGGCCCAGGAGAGCTGTGTGGCACTTCTGTGTGACAG CCTCCCTGTGGTCCTCATCTTCCATCTTGAGGCCAGCGGACCGCAGCTGGCGTTCAGACAGCAGTTGACTTTTCCACACCGGGTGTGGGATGTGGCGTTTGAGGAGACCCAGGGCCTGTGGGTTCTGCAGGACTGCCGTGAAAGCCCCCTGGTGCTCTGGAGGCCTGTGCGTGGCCAGTGGCAG TCTGTTCCTGAAAGTGCTGTGTTACAGAGGCTGGCCAGTCATCTCCGTGGACACTGGACCATGTTGGAAG GCTCTGTTGGTGCTGCAGATGGCTTCCGCAGCCTGTACAAGGCCACCTTTGACAACATGACCTCCTAcctgaagaagaaggaggagagactGCTGCAGCAGCTGGAGAAGCAGCAGCGCCGCAAGAGCCCTCCTCCAGGGCCCCCTGGAGGGACCAAAAAGGCCCGCTCAGGGCCGGCAGCCTTGGGCTGCTGA
- the Wdr4 gene encoding tRNA (guanine-N(7)-)-methyltransferase non-catalytic subunit WDR4 isoform X2, producing the protein MASCAALAVCGQALVVRGGSRFLAVSTASSDDDSLFTYDCSTAEKKPEENKGEDGRPMDQGSDMILASTFSTSGSYFALTDDSKRLILFRTKPWQCLSVRVVVRRCTALTFTASEERVLVADKSGDVYSFSVLEPHGGGRLELGHLSMLLDVAVSPDDRFVLTADRDEKIRVSWAAAPHSIEAFCLGHTEFVSRILVVPSHPELLLSSSGDCTLRLWEYRSGRQLQCCDLARLQEPVEPQGPKRFAASRIAFWAQESCVALLCDSLPVVLIFHLEASGPQLAFRQQLTFPHRVWDVAFEETQGLWVLQDCRESPLVLWRPVRGQWQGASWHLLPGLLLAVAGVSHLLIGAFVTSSLFLKVLCYRGWPVISVDTGPCWKALLVLQMASAACTRPPLTT; encoded by the exons ATGGCGAGTTGTGCGGCGCTGGCGGTGTGCGGGCAGGCGCTGGTGGTGCGGGGTGGCAGCCGGTTCCTGGCCGTCTCCACTGCGAGCAG tgatgatGACAGCCTCTTCACATATGATTGCAGTACGGCGGAAAAGAagccagaagaaaataaagg GGAGGATGGCCGGCCCATGGATCAGGGGAGCGACATGATTCTAGCGTCCACCTTCTCCACGTCTGGCAGCTATTTTGCTTTAACTGATGACAGTAAGCGTCTGATTCTTTTCCGTACAAAACCATGGCAATGTCTGAGTGTCAG GGTGGTGGTGAGGAGGTGCACAGCTCTGACCTTCACAGCCTCTGAGGAGAGGGTCTTGGTGGCCGACAAGTCTGGAGACGTCTACTCCTTCTCGGTGCTGGAGCCCCATGGAGGTGGCAGGCTGGAGCTCGGGCACCTGTCCATGCTGCTGGACGTG GCTGTGAGTCCTGATGACCGCTTCGTGCTCACTGCTGACCGGGATGAGAAGATCCGCGTCAGCTGGGCTGCTGCACCACACAGCATTGAGGCCTTCTGCCTGGGGCACACAGA GTTTGTGAGCCGGATCCTCGTGGTGCCCAGCCATCCTGAGctgctgctgtcctcctcaggg GACTGCACCCTGAGGCTCTGGGAGTACAGAAGTGGCCGCCAGCTGCAATGCTGTGACCTGGCCAGACTGCAGGAGCCGGTGGAGCCTCAGGGCCCCAAG AGGTTTGCTGCATCCAGGATTGCATTCTGGGCCCAGGAGAGCTGTGTGGCACTTCTGTGTGACAG CCTCCCTGTGGTCCTCATCTTCCATCTTGAGGCCAGCGGACCGCAGCTGGCGTTCAGACAGCAGTTGACTTTTCCACACCGGGTGTGGGATGTGGCGTTTGAGGAGACCCAGGGCCTGTGGGTTCTGCAGGACTGCCGTGAAAGCCCCCTGGTGCTCTGGAGGCCTGTGCGTGGCCAGTGGCAG GGAGCTTCCTGGCACCTGCTTCCTGGCCTCCTTCTTGCTGTCGCCGGTGTCTCCCACCTTCTTATTGGGGCCTTTGTCACCTCTAGTCTGTTCCTGAAAGTGCTGTGTTACAGAGGCTGGCCAGTCATCTCCGTGGACACTGGACCATGTTGGAAG GCTCTGTTGGTGCTGCAGATGGCTTCCGCAGCCTGTACAAGGCCACCTTTGACAACATGA